From one Mycobacterium colombiense CECT 3035 genomic stretch:
- a CDS encoding LLM class flavin-dependent oxidoreductase — MPVTLSVGIEVAGDGIGDQPPVRGVAGLAHRLESAGVHYWVIGADRNEPLGASALDASLIATVAARHSTRLGLVVAASAHRDHPYNLARRLLSVEHAAPGRVGWFALDADRRIGLNAVADTWTGAALGPAHTAAAIEAVRTLWRTWPHASLVGDSEAGVFADAAQIRRADVRGTYRIAGPLNVPGSPHGDPPVWQQAGAPTAHPDVVVVEDGEPVPDGAVIRVRSVDHAALDRVAATPGVRGVLLRVPPDSLTAVLDDVVAAAQRRGVVATPRAGTLRQQLRLPAPAVPDLSAHRRAFDGAPNAGARL, encoded by the coding sequence ATGCCTGTCACGCTGTCCGTCGGGATCGAGGTCGCCGGCGACGGGATCGGCGACCAGCCGCCCGTGCGGGGCGTCGCCGGGCTGGCGCATCGCCTGGAATCCGCCGGTGTGCACTACTGGGTGATCGGCGCCGACCGCAACGAACCGCTCGGTGCCTCCGCCCTGGACGCGTCGCTGATCGCCACCGTCGCGGCCCGGCACAGCACCAGGCTGGGCCTGGTCGTGGCCGCGTCCGCGCATCGCGACCACCCCTACAACCTCGCCCGCCGGTTGCTGTCGGTCGAGCACGCCGCGCCAGGGCGCGTCGGCTGGTTCGCCCTCGATGCAGACCGGCGCATCGGGCTCAACGCGGTTGCCGACACCTGGACCGGCGCCGCCCTCGGCCCGGCGCACACCGCGGCGGCGATCGAGGCGGTGCGAACGCTGTGGCGCACATGGCCCCATGCATCGCTGGTGGGTGACAGCGAGGCCGGCGTTTTCGCCGACGCCGCACAGATTCGGCGGGCCGACGTGCGAGGCACCTATCGCATCGCCGGGCCGTTGAACGTGCCCGGTTCGCCGCACGGCGACCCGCCGGTGTGGCAGCAGGCCGGTGCCCCCACTGCGCACCCGGACGTGGTCGTCGTCGAGGACGGCGAGCCTGTCCCGGACGGCGCCGTCATCCGCGTGCGGTCGGTCGATCACGCGGCGCTGGATCGGGTGGCGGCCACGCCGGGCGTCCGCGGCGTGCTGTTGCGGGTGCCACCGGACTCCCTGACAGCGGTGCTCGACGACGTGGTCGCCGCGGCGCAACGACGGGGTGTTGTGGCCACACCCCGCGCCGGCACACTGCGACAGCAGCTTCGGCTACCCGCGCCCGCCGTCCCCGACCTGTCGGCACACCGCCGCGCCTTTGACGGCGCCCCGAATGCGGGAGCCCGCCTGTGA